The following are encoded together in the Oncorhynchus nerka isolate Pitt River linkage group LG25, Oner_Uvic_2.0, whole genome shotgun sequence genome:
- the LOC115109509 gene encoding GTPase HRas-like → MTEYKLVVVGAGGVGKSALTIQLIQNHFVDEYDPTIEDSYRKQVVIDGETCLLDILDTAGQEEYSAMRDQYMRTGEGFLCVFAINNTKSFEDIHQYREQIKRVKDSDDVPMVLVGNKCDLPACTVDTRQAQELARSYGIPYIETSAKTRQGVEDAFYTLVREIRQHKLRKLNPPDESGQDCMSCRCVVS, encoded by the exons ATGACGGAGTACaagttggtggtggtgggggcagGAGGTGTGGGGAAGAGTGCACTCACCATCCAGCTTATCCAGAACCACTTTGTGGATGAATACGACCCCACCATAGAG GACTCGTACAGGAAGCAGGTGGTGATTGACGGGGAGACGTGTCTGCTGGACATCCTGGACACTGCAGGTCAGGAGGAGTACAGCGCCATGAGGGACCAGTACatgaggacaggggagggcttCCTCTGTGTCTTCGCCATCAACAACACCAAGTCCTTCGAGGACATCCAccagtacag AGAACAGATCAAGCGTGTGAAGGACTCTGACGACGTACCGATGGTGCTGGTGGGTAATAAATGTGACCTCCCGGCTTGTACCGTGGACACGCGGCAAGCCCAGGAACTGGCCCGCAGCTATGGAATTCCCTACATTGAGACCTCGGCCAAGACACGACAG GGGGTAGAGGATGCCTTCTACACACTAGTCAGAGAGATCAGGCAACACAAGCTGAGGAAGCTCAACCCTCCTGACGAGAGCGGGCAGGACTGCATGAGCTGCCGCTGTGTGGTGTCTTGA